One Rhodococcus sp. P1Y DNA window includes the following coding sequences:
- a CDS encoding NTF2-like N-terminal transpeptidase domain-containing protein encodes MGRIRGRHVVAVGAGLALTSTVAFWALDEPKSEAESVVDQFVEALNDHDVEAAAALTTYPNAASASLTQMFDGLSANGTSTGDFELGQFIDLSGDSGFFTLDQGWNFGDGKDWQYSTRGTAKKLSVGWRIAWEPDVLAPDLPPGGAVRYVRTDAAPPLVFDSAQNVLMNERTINAILLDPAQMPDPAASASQLADVIDVVAPLITADTLLSDLSASPGSSILAVNLRDDDFAVLEDDLRAIPGVVVAQTPKLIAGDRRITSPLLDSLRNAWQQNRDATAGWAVDVIGPDGALTRQAGFQGPGGPDLHATLDPRIQLAAEEAVVSAGTSASIVAIAPSTGAIVAAAQNSYANEQGQIAFSGMYPAGSATNLLDGVDASSLGLGVSYSMPGLDAFTGQIPSGNSSIDRIRTVGNETSEITVTPFGLAQLGAAVARGSAPTPSIVAGQTAVADKETASIPSDALARLRQQFQDSAHAEGLDAYDGLTGFAGDSGDDRWFIANRGDLAFAVYIEDADGTDQAVRMGTRLLNEIDSGSTE; translated from the coding sequence ATGGGCCGGATTCGTGGCCGTCACGTGGTTGCCGTGGGGGCAGGTCTCGCGCTGACGTCGACCGTCGCGTTCTGGGCGCTCGACGAGCCGAAGAGCGAGGCGGAGAGCGTCGTCGATCAGTTCGTCGAGGCTCTGAACGACCACGACGTCGAGGCCGCTGCTGCGCTGACGACCTACCCCAACGCCGCATCGGCGAGCTTGACGCAGATGTTCGACGGATTGTCGGCGAACGGTACCTCGACGGGCGACTTCGAACTCGGTCAATTCATCGACCTGTCCGGGGACTCGGGCTTCTTCACTCTCGATCAGGGCTGGAATTTCGGTGACGGCAAGGACTGGCAGTACTCCACGCGAGGTACCGCCAAGAAGCTGAGCGTCGGGTGGCGAATCGCTTGGGAGCCTGATGTTCTCGCGCCGGACCTACCGCCCGGTGGAGCCGTGCGCTACGTTCGCACCGACGCTGCCCCACCGTTGGTCTTCGATTCCGCGCAGAACGTGTTGATGAACGAGCGGACGATCAACGCGATTCTTCTCGACCCTGCCCAGATGCCCGACCCCGCTGCATCGGCATCGCAGCTGGCGGACGTGATCGACGTCGTCGCGCCGCTGATCACCGCGGACACGTTGCTGTCCGACCTGTCGGCATCTCCAGGCTCGTCGATCCTTGCCGTCAACCTGCGTGACGACGACTTCGCCGTGCTCGAGGACGATCTTCGCGCCATCCCCGGCGTCGTCGTCGCGCAGACGCCGAAGCTGATCGCCGGTGACCGCCGCATCACGTCGCCACTTCTCGATTCGCTGCGCAATGCCTGGCAACAGAACCGCGACGCCACCGCGGGATGGGCCGTCGACGTCATCGGTCCCGACGGTGCGCTTACGCGTCAGGCAGGATTCCAGGGTCCGGGAGGCCCCGATCTGCACGCGACGCTCGATCCTCGGATCCAGCTCGCCGCCGAGGAGGCCGTGGTCAGCGCTGGGACGTCGGCGTCGATCGTCGCCATCGCGCCCTCGACGGGTGCCATCGTCGCCGCCGCGCAGAACAGTTACGCCAACGAGCAGGGGCAGATCGCGTTCTCCGGGATGTATCCGGCCGGCTCGGCTACCAACTTGCTCGACGGTGTCGACGCGTCCAGCCTCGGGCTCGGCGTCAGTTACTCGATGCCCGGGCTCGACGCCTTCACCGGCCAGATCCCGTCGGGAAACTCGTCGATCGACCGGATCCGCACCGTCGGCAACGAGACGTCCGAGATCACCGTCACGCCATTCGGTCTGGCCCAGCTCGGCGCGGCCGTGGCGCGAGGTTCCGCGCCTACGCCGTCGATCGTCGCCGGGCAGACGGCAGTGGCCGACAAGGAGACTGCGTCGATCCCATCCGATGCATTGGCGCGACTGCGTCAGCAGTTCCAGGATTCGGCCCACGCCGAGGGCCTCGACGCGTACGACGGACTGACGGGGTTCGCGGGGGACAGCGGCGACGATCGGTGGTTCATAGCCAACCGCGGTGACCTCGCGTTCGCGGTCTACATCGAAGACGCCGACGGGACCGACCAGGCCGTGCGGATGGGCACGCGGTTGCTGAACGAGATCGACTCCGGCAGCACCGAGTAG